The following are from one region of the Coffea eugenioides isolate CCC68of chromosome 2, Ceug_1.0, whole genome shotgun sequence genome:
- the LOC113761966 gene encoding peptide methionine sulfoxide reductase B5-like: protein MGSQIMKISPIASSRAAIFNSTPLLPRTFLPKSTPTITGLFKAKFRPLSYRPLKESDLPPGSGALVHYQSKRGIRGGVVAMTAAPGSVQNSEEEWRAVLSPEQFRILRQKGTEYPGTGEYDKFYGEGVYNCAGCGTPLYRSTTKFNSGCGWPAFYEGIPGAMNRTPDPDGRRIEITCAACGGHLGHVFKGEGFPTPTDERHCVNSISLKFTPANSDAKI, encoded by the exons ATGGGTTCTCAAATCATGAAAATATCACCAATTGCTTCTTCTAGAGCTGCAATTTTCAATTCCACCCCTTTGCTCCCAAGAACATTCCTCCCAAAGTCAACTCCCACTATTACAGGTCTATTCAAGGCCAAGTTTAGACCTTTATCCTATCGACCACTTAAAGAAAGCGATTTGCCACCTGGGTCTGGTGCATTGGTTCACTATCAGAGCAAGAGAGGCATCAGAGGTGGGGTCGTAGCCATGACTGCTGCACCCGGATCAGTTCAGAATTCTGAGGAAGAATGGCGTGCAGTTCTTTCTCCTGAACAGTTCCGCATTCTCAGACAAAAAGGGACCGA GTATCCAGGTACAGGGGAATATGACAAGTTCTATGGTGAAGGTGTCTACAACTGTGCAGGATGTGGAACTCCCCTGTATAGGTCCACAACTAAATTTAACTCTGGATGTGGATGGCCAGCGTTCTATGAGGGCATTCCTGGTGCAATGAATCGCACT CCTGACCCAGATGGAAGGAGGATAGAAATTACATGTGCTGCTTGTGGTGGGCATCTTGGTCATGTGTTTAAGGGTGAAGGATTCCCGACACCAACAGACGAGCGTCATTGTGTCAATAGCATTTCACTCAAGTTCACTCCTGCAAATTCTGATGCCAAAATATGA
- the LOC113763028 gene encoding glutamyl-tRNA reductase 1, chloroplastic-like, whose product MAAASGFVTSIGFLDSKLGMDTSGLLRFNNLGSFAQFSSSSSSCSSATFPYQARTFRKGLKVKKKTRPLSLNPKCQVVDEIGSRASSLSALELLKTSAADRYTKESSSIMVIGINFRTTPVQIREKLSIPEAQWPQSISELCGLHHIDEAAILSTCNRMEIYVVALSQHRGVKEVIDWMSKKSGVPTSELCQHRFLLYNKDVTWHLFEVSSGLDSLVLGEGQILAQVKHVVNSGQGVPGFGRKMSGMFKHAITAGKRVRTETSISTGSVSVSSAAVELAQIKLPQSSYTTASVLVVGAGKMGKLVIKHLVAKGCTKMVVVNRTEDRVSAIKEEFKDVEIVYRSLSEMFTCAAEADVIFTCTASDAPLFLKKHVQTLPPVRPDIGHRLFIDISVPRNVESPVSDLETARVYNVDDLKEVVAATKEDRLQKATEAQGIIWEEVVKFEAWKDSLETVPTIKKLRAYAERIRASELDKCMSKMGNDVSKSQKKAIYDLSMGIVNKLLHGPMEHLRCGGTGNRSLGETLENMHALNRIFELDTEISVLEEKIRSKMEKNQK is encoded by the exons ATGGCGGCTGCGAGTGGCTTCGTGACTTcaattggatttttggattcGAAATTGGGAATGGATACCAGTGGGCTTCTCCGTTTCAATAATTTAGGCAGCTTTGCtcagttttcttcttcttcttcttcttgttcttcaGCTACTTTTCCCTATCAAGCTCGAACTTTTCGAAAGGGGTTGAAGGTTAAGAAGAAAACGAGGCCGCTTTCGTTAAACcctaaatgccaagttgtagaCGAGATCGGATCCAGGGCTTCGAGTCTCTCGGCTTTGGAGCTCCTCAAAACATCAGCCGCTGATC GGTATACGAAGGAAAGTAGCAGTATTATGGTTATAGGGATAAACTTTCGGACCACTCCTGTTCAGATCAGAGAGAAACTATCCATTCCAGAAGCTCAATGGCCTCAATCAATTAGTGAACTTTGTGGTTTACATCATATAGATGAAGCTGCTATTCTGAGTACATGTAACAGGATGGAAATATATGTTGTGGCTCTGTCTCAGCATCGTGGGGTCAAAGAAGTCATTGACTGGATGTCTAAG AAAAGTGGAGTTCCTACATCAGAGCTGTGTCAGCATCGCTTTTTGCTATATAACAAGGATGTCACATGGCATTTATTTGAAGTATCTTCTGGGCTTGATTCTCTTGTTCTTGGAGAAGGCCAAATTCTAGCACAGGTAAAACATGTGGTTAACTCTGGACAGGGTGTCCCTGGCTTTGGCAGGAAGATGAGCGGGATGTTTAAGCATGCTATCACAGCTGGAAAGAGAGTTAGAACTGAAACTAGCATCTCAACTGGGTCGGTTTCTGTTAGTTCAGCTGCTGTGGAGCTTGCTCAGATTAAGCTTCCACAGTCTTCTTACACAACTGCCAGTGTGTTAGTTGTTGGAGCTGGCAAGATGGGCAAACTtgtcatcaaacacttggttgCAAAAGGGTGCACGAAAATGGTGGTAGTCAACAGAACTGAAGACAGAGTTTCAGCCATTAAAGAGGAGTTTAAGGATGTTGAGATAGTCTACAGATCTTTGTCGGAGATGTTCACATGTGCTGCTGAAGCTGATGTAATATTTACTTGCACAGCTTCAGATGCGCCATTGTTCCTGAAAAAGCATGTTCAGACACTTCCCCCTGTCAGGCCTGATATTGGACATAGACTATTTATTGACATATCTGTTCCTCGAAATGTGGAATCACCTGTTTCGGATCTTGAAACCGCACGTGTTTACAATGTCGATGATCTTAAGGAAGTTGTGGCAGCTACGAAGGAGGACCGATTGCAGAAAGCAACGGAAGCTCAGGGAATTATTTGGGAGGAAGTCGTTAAATTTGAAGCTTGGAAAGACTCCCTCGAGACTGTTCCAACCATTAAAAAGCTTCGTGCTTACGCTGAAAGAATTAGAGCTTCAGAGCTCGACAAGTGTATGTCAAAAATGGGAAATGATGTGTCAAAGAGCCAAAAGAAAGCTATATATGACTTGAGTATGGGTATTGTCAACAAGCTACTCCACGGACCAATGGAGCACCTGAGGTGTGGTGGTACTGGCAACCGGTCTCTCGGCGAGACTCTTGAGAATATGCATGCTCTTAACAGGATATTTGAACTGGATACAGagatttctgttttggaagagaAGATAAGGAGCAAGATGGAAAAAAACCAGAAGTAA
- the LOC113761167 gene encoding protein RMD5 homolog, whose amino-acid sequence MSTSSLEMPLSSLRDAFDRVGKKQKLSISKSQEVIDQVRHEVEQALVDIQSDHVATWALVDIQSDDVATSPIDQRSILDELINKLNMIAPLNQLEGSQKELNLSLNKYQKVLDKTLNPDMSKAYRNVDFDPHTLHQIILNHFYREGLFDVADSLIQEAGEPEAISLRLKFVELHEILEAMKLRNLEPALQWVSENFEQLKECGLFLKLKLHKLQFVEILQKRCQADALDYAKTYLAPLASVHMDEIQKLMGCLLWVGKLDSSPYSELVDPSNWEKLTEEITEQFCNFLGQSSPSPLSVALAAGIEGLPTLLKLATVMAAKKQEWLAMKQLPVPVELGKEFQYHSIFVCPVSREQGSEENPPMLLPCGHVLCKHSIHKLSKNSTRSFKCPYCPQDASVTQCRQLFF is encoded by the coding sequence ATGAGCACCAGCAGTCTGGAAATGCCGCTGAGTTCTTTGAGAGATGCATTTGATCGAGTTGGTAAGAAGCAAAAATTATCTATTTCCAAATCCCAGGAAGTGATTGACCAGGTCAGGCATGAAGTTGAACAGGCATTGGTTGACATTCAATCAGATCATGTTGCTACCTGGGCTTTAGTAGACATTCAATCTGATGATGTTGCTACATCCCCAATCGATCAGAGATCTATTCTTGATGAACTTATAAATAAGCTCAATATGATTGCCCCCTTGAATCAGCTAGAGGGATCACAGAAAGAGTTAAACCTAAGTCTGAACAAGTACCAGAAGGTCCTTGACAAGACTCTAAATCCTGATATGTCAAAGGCTTATAGGAATGTCGATTTTGATCCACACACCTTACATCAGATCATCCTCAACCATTTTTACCGTGAAGGTTTGTTTGATGTTGCTGATTCCTTAATACAAGAGGCTGGAGAACCAGAGGCCATTTCACTTAGATTGAAGTTCGTTGAGCTGCATGAAATTCTTGAGGCTATGAAATTGAGGAACCTGGAGCCTGCTCTGCAGTGGGTTTCTGAAAACTTTGAACAACTGAAAGAATGTGGTTTGTTCCTTAAGCTAAAACTTCATAAGCTGCAGTTTGTGGAGATTTTGCAGAAAAGATGCCAAGCAGATGCACTTGACTATGCCAAAACATATCTTGCTCCTTTGGCTTCTGTTCACATGGACGAAATACAGAAGCTCATGGGTTGTCTCTTGTGGGTAGGAAAGCTGGACTCATCGCCTTATTCTGAGTTGGTTGACCCAAGCAACTGGGAGAAACTGACAGAGGAAATAACTGAGCAGTTTTGCAATTTCTTGGGGCAGTCATCGCCAAGTCCTCTGAGTGTGGCTCTAGCTGCTGGGATTGAAGGTTTGCCTACTTTGTTGAAGTTGGCAACTGTAATGGCTGCAAAGAAACAGGAGTGGCTAGCAATGAAGCAGTTGCCAGTACCAGTGGAGTTGGGGAAGGAATTTCAATATCACTCAATATTTGTCTGCCCAGTTAGTAGGGAGCAAGGCAGTGAAGAGAATCCACCCATGTTATTGCCCTGCGGTCACGTCCTCTGCAAGCACTCAATCCATAAGCTATCTAAAAACAGTACGCGGAGCTTCAAGTGTCCATACTGTCCGCAGGATGCTTCAGTTACACAGTGTAGACAGCTGTTCTTTTGA